From Mannheimia pernigra, one genomic window encodes:
- the ribF gene encoding bifunctional riboflavin kinase/FAD synthetase, producing the protein MQLIRGFHNLDKYSALNKGCVLSIGNFDGVHIGHQNILARLCDKALELGLPSVVMIFEPQPREFFAKKSGNLTACSPPARLMRLRDKLKYLEETGVDFILYVRFSEKFAQISADDFISDLLAKRLKVRYLSVGDDFRFGAKRSGDFETLRNAGLKYRFAVEESHTHSLNEERISSSLVREALQNNDLDLAEKLLGKPYSIHGRVAHGNKLGRTIGFPTANIMLNRLVTPVQGVFAVKVNTKQGCYNGIVNVGNRPTINGTKPLLEVHIFDFNLSIYGEVIEVVFLHKIRNEIKFPNFEELKAQIEKDCLQAVEFFKKFAS; encoded by the coding sequence ATGCAGCTCATCCGAGGCTTTCACAATTTAGACAAATATAGTGCTTTAAACAAAGGCTGTGTTCTCTCTATTGGAAATTTTGATGGTGTGCATATTGGGCATCAAAATATTCTAGCTCGCTTATGCGATAAAGCACTTGAGTTAGGTTTACCGTCAGTTGTGATGATTTTTGAGCCACAGCCTCGCGAATTTTTTGCAAAAAAAAGTGGAAATTTAACCGCTTGTAGCCCACCTGCTCGCCTTATGCGTTTGCGGGATAAGCTAAAATATTTAGAAGAAACAGGCGTGGACTTTATACTTTACGTTCGTTTTAGTGAAAAATTTGCCCAAATTTCAGCAGATGATTTCATTAGTGATTTATTGGCGAAACGCCTGAAAGTTCGTTATTTAAGCGTAGGTGATGATTTCCGATTCGGTGCAAAACGCAGCGGTGATTTTGAAACCTTACGCAACGCAGGCTTAAAATATCGTTTTGCCGTGGAAGAAAGCCATACTCATAGCTTAAATGAAGAGCGGATTAGTAGCTCATTGGTGCGTGAGGCGTTACAAAACAATGACTTAGACTTAGCCGAAAAATTATTAGGTAAACCTTATTCCATTCACGGTCGAGTTGCACACGGTAATAAACTTGGCAGGACGATAGGCTTTCCAACCGCTAACATTATGCTTAATCGCCTTGTTACTCCTGTTCAAGGGGTATTTGCAGTAAAAGTGAACACTAAACAAGGTTGCTACAACGGTATCGTAAACGTGGGAAATCGTCCCACTATTAATGGCACAAAACCACTATTAGAAGTGCATATTTTCGATTTCAACCTCTCTATTTATGGCGAGGTGATTGAGGTAGTATTTCTTCATAAGATCCGCAATGAAATTAAATTCCCTAACTTTGAGGAATTAAAGGCTCAGATTGAAAAAGACTGTCTGCAAGCGGTAGAATTTTTTAAGAAATTTGCAAGTTAA